A single genomic interval of Dysidea avara chromosome 8, odDysAvar1.4, whole genome shotgun sequence harbors:
- the LOC136264159 gene encoding uncharacterized protein isoform X1, translated as MIQDTSTKKGKSCSKILNSEDESPPPKRKKISKEYRLQRISELQDKIKDLEDRIGYKIKRREAASNNRLYKDCDELTEQISDLKSQKRQLSIELVALNQKQKMSLWYDSNRKKTTSGICRDLSKTAQATRSKSSSVSTSQSSSESCTSSVSSKSTASLSILADDSETSGRDTVILCDDEDTSLKHTGKPVTLRREEIPDEDITSDITSAAEMQHF; from the coding sequence ATGATTCAGGATACATCTACAAAAAAAGGGAAAAGTTGTTCGAAAATACTTAATTCTGAAGATGAAAGTCCCCCTCCTAAAAGGAAAAAAATTAGCAAGGAATACCGCTTACAGAGGATTAGTGAACTTCAAGATAAAATAAAAGATTTGGAAGACCGAATTGGATACAAGATCAAGCGACGAGAGGCTGCAAGCAATAATAGGCTTTACAAAGATTGTGATGAGTTAACGGAACAAATATCTGATTTAAAAAGTCAGAAGCGTCAACTTAGCATAGAACTTGTGGCTTTAAATCAAAAGCAGAAAATGTCCCTTTGGTATGATAGTAacagaaaaaaaacaacaagtgGCATCTGTCGAGATCTGAGTAAAACAGCACAAGCAACAAGATCAAAGTCATCATCAGTCAGTACAAGCCAGTCATCATCTGAGAGTTGTACTTCAAGTGTTTCATCTAAGTCTACGGCTTCTCTGTCTATCTTAGCAGATGATTCTGAAACCAGTGGCCGTGATACAGTCATACTCTGTGATGATGAGGATACGTCTTTAAAACACACGGGTAAACCAGTAACTCTGAGAAGAGAAGAGATCCCAGATGAAGACATCACATCAGACATCACATCAGCTGCAGAAATGCAGCATTTTTAG
- the LOC136264159 gene encoding uncharacterized protein isoform X2, whose translation MNKKNTRAVTFSQPTDVDSACTEVDVVMDVIRRTFSDVLKPGQEFFLKAKSEDPDWDGVFVDVQVKDSLTDKSVVRAELKESDTDDTNKILAQPIKHVVDEGHNKRNNVEEVLYNSSSPSSSVQLRLDNQDGNICLRRPNAKECAIVAPAMATDKSTVYIKEHSKNSVISQKRYQIIKSE comes from the exons atgaataaaaagAACACCCGCGCGGTTACATTCAGTCAGCCTACTGACGTCGATTCAGCATGTACAGAAGTTGATGTGGTAATGGATGTTATTCGAAGAACCTTTAGTGATGTTCTGAAGCCTGGACAGGAGTTTTTCTTGAAAGCGAAAAGCGAGGATCCGGACTGGGATGGAGTTTTTGTTGATGTACAAGTCAAAGACTCATTGACTGATAAATCTGTAGTTAGAGCAGAGTTAAAGGAGTCGGATACTGATGACACGAACAAG ATTCTTGCACAACCTATTAAGCATGTTGTTGATGAAGGTCATAACAAACGGAACAATGTAGAG GAAGTTCTGTACAATTCTTCATCTCCTTCCTCATCTGTACAGTTGCGCCTAGACAACCAAGATGGCAATATCTGTCTCCGTCGCCCCAATGCAAAG GAATGTGCAATTGTTGCTCCAGCTATGGCCACTGACAAGAGCACAGTATATATTAAAGAGCATTCAAAAAATTCGGTCATAAGTCAGAAAAGATATCAGATTATCAAAAGCGAATGA
- the LOC136263734 gene encoding uncharacterized protein — translation MTDINPIPFLWKNQATTIKGWEIIHEHLERVLEKCEIGEGCDDGDKNYTIIQFESLTIKIEGQITVDHTLTILSMWEYYHIIRYSNDVPLQNELIRQSIIQHQQDNITYQFGLVKKGPWKPLGPNPRRRERIIFVSGSRDNTDLELFNGRTNLYLQVKQVGHGYKVKVAERPLEADPMSRFDLSDPGTMRLVVDPRYYLMFDTSNYRVIVGKPSGNSLGADFRFIIRFFG, via the exons ATGACCGATATTAATCCCATACCGTTTCTGTGGAAAAACCAAGCGACTACAATCAAAGGTTGGGAAATAATTCATGAGCATTTGGAAAGAGTTCTCGAGAAGTGTGAAATTGGCGAAGGCTGCGACGATGGCGATAAAAATTACACCATCATTCAGTTCGAAAGCCTCACTATCAAGATCGAAGGCCAGATAACAGTGGATCACACCTTAACCATATTGAGCATGTGGGAA TATTACCACATCATCCGATATTCCAATGATGTGCCACTACAAAATGAACTGATACGACAATCTATTATACAACACCAGCAGGATAATATAACCTATCAGTTTGGTCTAGTGAAGAAAGGACCTTGGAAACCACTAGGACCTAATCCACGTCGACGAGAGA GGATCATTTTTGTGTCTGGATCTCGTGACAACACTGATTTAGAACTGTTCAATGGAAGGACCAACTTATATTTGCAAGTCAAACAAGTAGGACATGGATATAAGGTGAAAGTGGCTGAAAGACCTCTA GAAGCTGATCCTATGTCACGTTTTGATCTGAGTGATCCTGGTACAATGAGGCTTGTTGTTGATCCAAGATATTATCTCATGTTTGATACTTCAAACTACCGTGTAATTGTTGGTAAACCCAGTGGTAATTCACTTGGAGCTGATTTTAGGTTCATAATTAGATTTTTTGGTTAA